The segment GCTCGTCGGGTTAGGCGAGAGGCTGAGGCGGGACTGCGGGTGCTCCCTGGCCCGGATCTCGACGTTCTTGGGAATCTCGAAGAGCACCTACCTCTACCACCGGGCGAGGCTCGATAGCCCGTCCGGCATGACGGACGGGGGCTTCGACGGGGCCGTGGCCGCGGCCTTCGCGGAGAACGACGGGATCTACGGCTACCGCCGCCTCAAGGCGGCGCTGGAGGCCGGCGGCGTCCGCGCGCCCGAGCGCAGGGTGCGCGAGTCGATGGCGCGCCAGGGGCTCGTCGCCCGGTGCTCCAGGTCGGAGAAGAGATGGAGCTCGTACGCGGGCGAGGTGTCGGACGCGCCCGGGAACCTGCTGCTCGGCGAGCACGGGAGGCACGACTTCTCGGCGGACGCGCCCAACGAGCTGTGGCTCACCGACATCACCGAGATGCGGGGGCGCGACGGCAAGTGCTACCTGTCCGCCGTCGTCGACTGCTTCGACGGCAAGGTCGTCGCCTGGCGCGCCTCGGAGAGCCCCAACGCCGAGCTCGCGAACTCCACGCTCGCCGACGCGATAGCGACGCTTCGGGAGGGCCAGCGTCCCGTCATCCACTCCGACCGCGGCGGGCACTACCGCTGGAAGGGGTGGATCGCGCTGTGCGAGGGGGCCGGCCTCGTGCGCTCGATGTCGCGCAAGGGGCACAGCCCCGACAACGCGGCGTGCGAGGGCTTCTTCGGCCGGGCGAAGGTCGAGGCGTTCCATTCGCTCGTGCGCGCGGGGGCGCCCGTCGCCGAGATATTCGAGGCCGTCGCGCGCTACATCACGTGGTACAATGACGGCCGCCTCAAGACGTTCAGGGAGAACGGGAAGAAGGCCACCTGCGAGACCATCGAGGGCCGCCGCAGGAGGCTCGGGCTGGCGGCCTGAGCAGTCCAAGAATCCTGCCGCACCCCCAACCTCCAATTTTGTGCCAGGATTCGACTTTCCGGGAACATAAGAGGCCGTTTTCCTCGACGGGTTCCAAACACGATGCACTGGTTGGGAGCACGAATGAACGGATTCGCGCGAATCGCTGCCATAGGCACAGTAGCGGTTGCCGTCACGGGTGCGGCGGTCGCGCTTGCAGCGCGATCGCCTACAGTTCGATGATCCTCGTCGCGATGCGTTCGGAGAGGGCCGGGGAGTGCGACACGAACACGAGGCCGATACCGCGTCGCTCAACCTCCGCGACCAGAAAATGCCATATCTGGGCTTGCGTGAGTGCATCGAGCATCGTCGATATCTCATCCGCCACCAGAAATGACGGATCGGCGGCAAGCGCACGGGCGATGCAGAAACGCTGAAGCTCGCCGCCCGAAAGCTCATGGGGATAGCGGTTCATCCATTCATCGCGAATGCCGAGCCCCTGCACCAGCGCCGGATCGATCGGCCCCGCCTCTGAAAGCGTGCGCGAAAGACGCATGCGCGGATCGACCGCCGTTTCGGGGTGCTGGAGGATCAACTGCACCGGACACACTCCACGAGCGGGAAGCGACGCACTGTCAAGCGTCACCTCACCCGCATCGGGAGCAAGGTATCCCGAAAGGATGCGGGCAAGGGTGGTTTTGCCCGTACCTGACGGAGCCGACAGCGCAACCCGCTCGCCGCTTTCGACGCGAAGCGACACGCCGTCGAGAACCGGCTTTCCCTTCCCGTAGGCATAGGTTACGCCCCTCGCTTCGAGCACGCTCATGAGACCACCTCGAATCCATGTTCGGGAAGCGCGTGCCAGAGCTCTTTGCTGAAGGGGTGCATAAGCGTATTGTGCGAAGCGAAGTTCGCGACCGCCGTCTCTTCAACAACCGTTCCGTCCTTGAACACCGCCACGCGATCAGCCACGCGCAGCGCAAGCTCGATGTCGTGGGTGATAAGCAACACGCCTCCGCCCTGATCGGCGAACGCGCGAAAATCGTCGAGCGCGGCGACGGCCAGATCGAGGTCGAGACCCGGCGTCGGCTCATCGGCGACGATAAGCTTCGGGTTGTCGATGAGCGCGCAGGACAGAAGCACGCGGCGCGCCATGCCGCCTGAAAGCTCGAAGGGATAGAGGTCGGCAACCTCCTCGCCGAGGCCGTAGCGCGCGAACAGGCGCCTCTGCACGGCTTCGCGCTCTTTCGCGTCGCCCGAGAACCCGCGCACCTGGCGGCCCACCTTCATGAGCGGATCGAGGTGATTCACGCTTTGCGGCACGAGAGAAATGCCGTTTCCCCGCAAGGCTGCAAGCGATCGGGCATCCTGCAGCACGCCATCGAACCAAATGCGCCCGCTTACGGATGCGTTGGGTTCGTACAGGCCGAGAATCGCATCGGCCAAAAGCGTCTTACCCGATCCCGAAGCCCCCACGACCGCCACGATCTCCCCCACGTGGACCGAGATGCTCAACCGCTCGATCACATGCGATTCGACCTTCTTCGCCTTGAAGAACGAACGGGACCCGGCATCGTACATCGAAAAGGACACGGTGAGATCCTCCACCTGCAAAAGATGGTGCCCGCCCGCATGATGCGACGAGGAAGCATGGGAATGCCCGTGATGAACGTGCGCCGAACCATGTTTCGCCGCTTCGTGAGCTGCAACGTCGTCGGGTTCGCTCGGTACCACATGGGCTGCGACGTCGTCGGGTTCGCCCGGTACCCCGCGAGCCGCAACTCGAACAGGCTCGCGCACCGCGGCGCTGCGGGCAACCTCATGCGCACAGGCGGCGCCGGGCAGCCGCTCGGTTCCCGCCTCGCCCGCACGCCCGTCGCGTATCGACCTTGGTTCCATGCGGTTTTCCTTCGTCATCGCGTAACCTAATCCTGCGAACTGTGGGGATCGATGAGTCTGCGCAGGTTCGAGCCCGCCGCATCGAAGAGCAGCACGGTTGCGATGAGAGCAAGTCCTGGAAACACCGCGAGCCACCACATACCCGCCGAGAGATAGCCCATCGATTCGCTTAGAATCACGCCGATAGCGGGCTGCTCGGGCGGCAGGCCGAAACCGAGAAACGTGATGGCCGCCTCATGCAGGATGGCGTGAGGGAACAGAAGGATCAAGCCCACGAGGAACTGGGGCAGCACAAAAGGAAGCATATGGTGCACTGCGATATTCATGCGGCTCTTGCCCAGCTTGCGGGCCACGGCGATGAAGGTCGATTCCTTGCATTGGAGGATTTCAGCGCGCACCACCCGCGCGAGGCTCGGCCAATGCGTAAGCGCAACCCCGATGGTCACGCCCCAAAACCCCTTGCCGATTGCAAACGATATGAGAATGAGGAGCACGATGTGCGGCACGCCCATCATGAGATCGATGAGCCAGGTGATGGCCGCGTCGACCCTTTTTCCCCCAAGTGCGGCGGCCGTGCCGAGCGCAAGCGCGATGACCGACGAGGCTCCGGCGGCGAGCAATCCCACAAGCACGCTCGTCGAAAGACCCGCAAGCGTGCGGAGAAACATGTCGCGCCCCATCCAGTCGGTGCCGAACGGGTGCGCGAAACTGGGGCTGAGGTTTTTCGCCGTGAAGTCGGTGTGCATGGCCATATCGGTTGCAAGCACGCCCGCAACGACGATCCCCACCAAGAGCGCGACCGACGCGATGAGCACAATAAGCGTACGCATACGGTTGCGCGAGCGTTCGGCGTGCGGAGCGTGGAACAGCGTCACGGATTGCACGACGGGCGCATCGGCAGCACCTTGGAGGTGGCTTTTCGCAGAGCGCGTCTCGCTAGCCATGCACCTCACCTCGCTTGATGCGCGGATCGACAACGCCGTACAGCAGGTTTGCAATCAGGTTGCCCCCGAACACAAACGCCGCCGAAACGACTGCGATACCCGCCAGAAGCGCCACATCGCCGCCGAGCCCCGCCGTCACCGCCGCCTGACCGAGGCCCGGGTACGAAAACACCTGCTCGACGAGCACCGATCCCCCGAATATCTCGGAAATCGCCGCGAACTGCAGGGTGAGGGCCGGAAGCGCAAGGTTGCGCAGACCGTGAGTGCGCATGGCTGCCCACGTGCTCATGCCGCGAGCGCGCGCAAA is part of the Raoultibacter phocaeensis genome and harbors:
- a CDS encoding IS3 family transposase produces the protein MYTEREKVRYVETMWAEGLTPRAAERKWGTPSRESLRRWLEQAEEGSLPAEMPRVKGRAEHAPHSRYPEATKAEAVRLYGLGEKPAHIARRLGIAEASIISVWSRKARKSAIMSETGAEGAPREDEGAKPGMGQAAGSDDRRIEALRAELEEALFEVSVYKELMRDPKAASPASLSKRRLVGLGERLRRDCGCSLARISTFLGISKSTYLYHRARLDSPSGMTDGGFDGAVAAAFAENDGIYGYRRLKAALEAGGVRAPERRVRESMARQGLVARCSRSEKRWSSYAGEVSDAPGNLLLGEHGRHDFSADAPNELWLTDITEMRGRDGKCYLSAVVDCFDGKVVAWRASESPNAELANSTLADAIATLREGQRPVIHSDRGGHYRWKGWIALCEGAGLVRSMSRKGHSPDNAACEGFFGRAKVEAFHSLVRAGAPVAEIFEAVARYITWYNDGRLKTFRENGKKATCETIEGRRRRLGLAA
- a CDS encoding ABC transporter ATP-binding protein, which encodes MSVLEARGVTYAYGKGKPVLDGVSLRVESGERVALSAPSGTGKTTLARILSGYLAPDAGEVTLDSASLPARGVCPVQLILQHPETAVDPRMRLSRTLSEAGPIDPALVQGLGIRDEWMNRYPHELSGGELQRFCIARALAADPSFLVADEISTMLDALTQAQIWHFLVAEVERRGIGLVFVSHSPALSERIATRIIEL
- a CDS encoding ATP-binding cassette domain-containing protein; translated protein: MEPRSIRDGRAGEAGTERLPGAACAHEVARSAAVREPVRVAARGVPGEPDDVAAHVVPSEPDDVAAHEAAKHGSAHVHHGHSHASSSHHAGGHHLLQVEDLTVSFSMYDAGSRSFFKAKKVESHVIERLSISVHVGEIVAVVGASGSGKTLLADAILGLYEPNASVSGRIWFDGVLQDARSLAALRGNGISLVPQSVNHLDPLMKVGRQVRGFSGDAKEREAVQRRLFARYGLGEEVADLYPFELSGGMARRVLLSCALIDNPKLIVADEPTPGLDLDLAVAALDDFRAFADQGGGVLLITHDIELALRVADRVAVFKDGTVVEETAVANFASHNTLMHPFSKELWHALPEHGFEVVS
- a CDS encoding ABC transporter permease; the protein is MASETRSAKSHLQGAADAPVVQSVTLFHAPHAERSRNRMRTLIVLIASVALLVGIVVAGVLATDMAMHTDFTAKNLSPSFAHPFGTDWMGRDMFLRTLAGLSTSVLVGLLAAGASSVIALALGTAAALGGKRVDAAITWLIDLMMGVPHIVLLILISFAIGKGFWGVTIGVALTHWPSLARVVRAEILQCKESTFIAVARKLGKSRMNIAVHHMLPFVLPQFLVGLILLFPHAILHEAAITFLGFGLPPEQPAIGVILSESMGYLSAGMWWLAVFPGLALIATVLLFDAAGSNLRRLIDPHSSQD